In Oncorhynchus tshawytscha isolate Ot180627B linkage group LG24, Otsh_v2.0, whole genome shotgun sequence, the genomic window GCTCCTCGAGGGATAAATAGTAACAAAGCTTTGTAGTCTCAAAGCACACTTAAAAAAGTGTGCTAATTGCATCTCATAATACaaagtttttattattattacacaaTTTTGCCTTAATACCTGAGTAATACGATTCTAGTAACAGACAATATAGAACTTTTTTTGCCATTTGAATTCTGGGCCTTTCCCTGCCACAAACGTAATATTATTGAAATTATTAACATCATTCATCATTACTTTACAACTGTATGATGATTGGTAAAACAAGAGTTCAAAGAAAAATCATCAAGCTTAGCTAAACCCTAATTTTTCAGTTTAAATTACATTAAAATCTACGTTTACGTTCATATCATACCAACTACGCTAACAAAATAAAGACAAAAtacagattaaaaaaaaaaaaatgaatataaaAAATTGCATTTGAGGCCTTGAAGACCTTCCCCTGGTAGAGTTCTCATTATCAACATTTAATGGcagtgtttaaaaaataaattgacCTCGCTACAAGAACAAAATGTAGAAGGGTATAGGGACACAAAGAAAAACGCAAGACCCGCAACTAGGTTCACCTcattttaacccttacctgaaacTTTGGCTTGTTGGGGTTTTCGATCCTGTACTTACTGGCTCGCTGACGTCAGCTAACAAACTGGTATACCCTGAGAATTCTGACACGGGAGTTCGTATTCGGTGGTCGACCTCGGCCCCAGTGCCGTAGCCCAGCGGGGTGCGGCGGCCCGACTTAAATTGGGAACCAAAGGCCTGGGCGAAGTTCTCGATCTGGTAGGTAGCCCGCAGGTCCATTTCCTTGGGCGTGTCCAGGTCGGAGTAGCTGCCATTTCTCCCGTTGCCCTTGGCCCCCTGCTCCTTGGGGGCTCCACCGGTGGCCGTCAGCTCCTGGGGCGTGAGCTGGAACGCAGGGGAGTGGTGCTGCTTCTCCAGCTGCTCTGTGAGCTCCTGAGAGGGGATGAGCTGCTGGTGGCCAGCCGCCTCCAGGCCACTGAGGTGGAAGGCCGGCTGGGAGGGGGAGCCCACCACCATGCTGTAGTGGGACTTAGAGgaagacaaggaggaggaagaagaagagatggaggggatgggCAGTGGCGAGGAGTCGGCGGGCGGATAGCCGCACTCCAGCGGAGACGTAGTGTAGACATGCTTATCGGAGAAGAGGGGCCCCGTAGGGCTGGAGAGCAAAGGGAAGGGCCCGCTGGGTCCCAGCGTGGAGAAGGGCCCGCTGTGGCTGGTGCGCTCCAGGGCCTGCAGAAGGAACTTGGAGTACTCACTCATGACCACCTGCTTGTCGCCGCCGCTGGGCGAGTCGTCGTCCAGCTCTGGGGTGACAGGGGCCGCTGGCTGCAGGGTCACGTGGTGTGGGACGCTGTGGTCCGAGAGGTCAAAGGTCAcgtcgtggtggtggtggtgcgtGCCATCCGACTTGTGGCTGTAGTGGTCCAGCAGGCTCTGGAGCACTTCGTCCGGGATGACCGACTTGTCGTGGTGCTTGAGGTCCAGGGGCGAAGTGTCCAGCATGGTGAGGGTGGGCTCGTTATGGTGTCCCAGCGAGCCTTGGATCACGCTGCTGGCATGGGTCTGGCCCATGTGGAGGGAGGGCGCCGCATAGTCGTTGCTGGCCACGTGTTGGAGGTAGCGCCGCTTCTTCACAAACTGCATGGCGTCATCGTAGTTGCTTGTGGCTGATGGGCCTCGTTTTGCCCCTCCGCTGGAGGAGCCCTGGAGGAGGACCATGGCATCTAGCCCTGAGCCCCCCGCCAGCTCCATGGAGCCCTGCTTCTGAGACAGCAGCTTCTGCCCCCCGTCCTCCATGGGGACGAGGCCCTTCTTAGCCTTCTTGAACACCAGCTTGGGTGTGCGGCCCTGCAGGCTGGGGTCGGAACACTCCATTCCGTAGTCCTGCAGGCCCCCGGACGacacggtggtggcagcagccTTCTTACGCTTACGATCACCGCCCTCGCCTGCGTTTTTGGACTTGCCCCTCTTGCATGCAGAGGTGGCGGTAGCGTTTCCCTGAGTGAGTGAGTAGTTGCCCTGGCCCATGTCCCCGTGGGCAAGCTCCAACATGCTGGGGTCCGGGCCCTTCTTTATGGCTTCTCCGCAGGTCCGCTTGTGCTTCAGTAACCGGTCTGTCCTCGAGAAAAACTACAGGGGAACAGGGGGGGTGTGCAGAGTATTTGAAAACTTTCTAGTCACTGGATTGAGCAAATGGCTCAACGACAGCAAGATGCATCGGCCCACTGTTAGATGCACCCAAAGtgctttatgtaatacatgtatcactggccactttaaactatgccactttatgtttatataccatacattactcatctcttaTATCGTATATACGGTACTCTAtacaatctactgcatcttgcctatgccgttctgtaccatcactcattcatatatctttatgtacatattctttatccctttacacttgtgtgtacaaggtagtagttgtggaattgttaggttagattactcgttggttattactgcattgtcggaactagaagcacaagcatttcgctacactcgcattaacatctgctaaccatgtgtatgtgacaaataaaattttatttggcTCTTGACCAAATGTTATGGTTTGAAACGTCTGATGACAGAGCACATAGCAAGCGTTCAACAGTGTGGAACACCCATCATATTTTGAGCAAACACATGCTAGATTGAGATAAACTGCAAACATCAAGAACTGACATCAATAACTATTGTCAAtcggacctgggttcaaataaatGCTTATTCAAGTAGTTACTAAAATACATAGAACATGTGTATTTTtaagtattttcaaataatgtggcCAAATCAGCTACTTCTATTTGACATATTATgtagtattttcaaatacattccTATAAATGGACAAAACTATTTTCAAATACTTACTTCCAAATACATTATATCAAATACACCTAGGACCAAGCAGACCTTGGTTCAAGTGCATTTAGTACTTAAACCTTTCCACTTacgggaattggcctatatggataggggcACAATGTTTTTACCGGAAGAAATATGCGAATAGAAACGTTAACAGAAGAAATATGAGAATCATATGTATAATCATGGTAGCAAATGAAAGAGAACACTTTGGAAATCCACAACAGTTCACCTTACTGGACttcaagactgaatccaaacattacacttgattttatgtgcattttatatttactgtactttttgcaGCATTTGTCAATGAAAGAAATCTGAAATAACACTGGTTACATTCAGTAACATAGTAAGAATATTCATGAGACTTGGGGTTAGGTGCATCAAACAAAAAAaattacaagggtttgagtgagaggtctaactaGTGGCTCCATGTAGCCACACACAAATGGACTGGTTGACTGAAGTAAGGAAATGTGTTCCAACAATGAGCTGCATTTTTTGGAAAAATTGAaattgtcactagttaccacagccacaaagtcaaaatggcATATTTAAATAATACAGAaacaaaaattacatttttgctcttcatttaaggttaggaATAGGCATACATTTAACAACGTGGTTAAAGTTAgatttaaaatcaaattttaagAAGCCAGGGTTTATGGCTGCGGGGACCCTACTTTGCGAACTGCTAGTGCCATTTAGAATTGGTTAGCCTAAGCTTTAACCCCCCATACAAAAACATTAGTTTGACAAAGAGCGTATATTCATCAGAATCATTATCCCTAGGCCTACTCAAGCATATTTCATCCCCCCCAGTTCAAAGTGGAATTGTTATTCCATTTAGAAAATTCCAAAAGAACAGACCAAATCGAACAACGGTATATTGAAAAAGACATTTGTTTGTAACCCTGAAAGACTTGGTCTTTCAACCCGTTTCAAATTAACTCTGAGAATAACTGTTCCAGACACGAGATGCGCATGCGTCACCTCGCACTATTCCGTTTTATTTTATACTGTCATTTACATAATGTTTTTTATACTATAAAACAGATGCTTCTTGAATGCAATATGGGCTCGGGAAATAAGAGGGTATTGTCTACTAAATTAACAAAACAAGACTATGCCATTGCACAGCCATAGGCTTCTACAAGCAAGCGCCACTGAGGGTACTACCTTTTTGAAGATCGTGTTgcataatataaccagttgatattacaGTTTCAATAAGGGAATCTTAAATGGCACTTTTCTTTTCTTggctgtacaaaacattaaaaacacctttatatagagttgcacccccctttaacctcaattcattggggcatgactacatggtgtcgaaagcgttccacagggattttggcccatgttgactccaatgtttcccacagttgtgtcaagttggctggatgttctttgggtggtggaccattcttgatacacacaggaaactgttgagcgtgaaaaacccggGAGTGTTGTGGTTCTTAAAACTCTCAAACCGATGTgattggcacctactaccatacccgacAAAAAtgattttgtcttgcctattcaccctctgaatggcacacatacacaatccatgtctcaattgtctcactgattaaaaatccttatttaacgtctcctccccttcatgtacactgattgaagtggattgaatTAATTACATCAATAGGGGATCATAGctctcacctggtcagtctgtcatggaaagagcaggtgttcctaatgttttgtacactcagagtcTGAGGCAATTTAGCAATTAGGATTCGTTATCTGTAATGGTAATAAATGAGGCATTGTTGCGCACTGTTGGCATATAGATAATTAGACCATTCCCCCCCAGTGTGGGcccttttctaaaaaaaaaatgtaaaaagtactTGAGGACTTGACTACTCGAACATAAAAATGTCAAATGCCCATCGCTACTAGCGAAGTTATAAAATGCTAGACAGTGCTAGACTTTCACAAAGAACTTCAGAGACGCATCGTATTTCTGTTGGGCATAGAATAGAGTCATGAGTGCATTTGGGTGCTTGTTCTCATGATCATTCTCTTTACAATATGACCAACACAGGCTCATTCTGTTTAGAAgaacccagggtatgacgccatgtcatcctcgtaactgtacatcaaacaaaGCGATCATAAACGTTGATATACAAATGACAAGTTTTaaatgcacatttggactcaagGATGTGTGGTTTGCTTTCATGACGTCAAAGCGGTATTTTTAAAATAATTCTCAACGTCTCAGAACACATTGATTTACAGCATTGCCCTCACTCAGACAAAACATTTGTAAAAGGAGCCCAATCAGCGGGAGGGTTGGGGGCATATTCTTGTTGCGAGTAGTGCTCAGGTTTAGAAAGGCTGTCAGTTGAATCCCATACAGAGCTGAAAAGGCGGAGACCTCTGACTTcatgtacatcttactgtacagGTACTGCCTTCCATTTTAGGAGCTTATCAGTAACCAAATTTGTTGTGAGTGTTAAAGGCTACATATTTGTACTTGAAAATACTTAAATAAATACACAACAATACTTTCCaagtatttccaaatacattcaaCTACATTTAAAAAGACTTACCTCGAAATGTGtttgaaagtaattgaaatactaAATTTCAATCGGTTCTGCTTTGAGGGTAAAACCGAGTTACccttgtgactgactgactgactgactgacctgttggCAGGTGTCACATCTGTATGGCTTCTCTCCGCTGTGGGTCCTCTTGTGTCGCTCCATGTGGTACTTCTGGATGAAGCACATGTTACACTGGTCACAGCTGAAGGGCTTCTCTCCTAAGGAAAGAATGGGACAACATTGACACAGAACCAaattgttgtttctctttgcttatttgagcttttcttacCAGAATatgaacttggtattttaccaaatagggctatcttctgtataccacccctaccttgtcacaacacaactgactggctcaaaagcattaaggaaagaaagaaattccacaaattaacaaggcacacttattaattgaaatgcattgaaggtgactaactcatgaagctggttgaaagaatgccaagagtgtgcaaagctgtcatcaaggcaaagggtggctactttgaagaatatcaaatatattttgatttgtttaacacttttggttcctacatgattccatgtgtattatttcatagtttttgaaGTCTTCACCAGtattctacaaggtagaaaatagcaaaaagaaaagaaaacacttgaatgagtagttgtccaaacttttgtgcgtgcacacacacagaaactattcggaccccttgacttcccacattttgtaacgttgcagccttgttctaaaatggatgaaatgcatttttcctcaatctacacacaataccccatactgacaaagcaaaaacagggtatATTTggcaaattatatatatatatatatatataaaaataaaaaaccttatttacacaagtattcagattctttgctatgagaatcaaaattgagctcaggtgcatcctgtttcctttgatcatccttgagatgttcctacaacttgatcagcagatgttaataatgtgagtgtagcgaaatgcttgtgctgaTAGATAGTTCCGACAGTACTGcactaacaagtaatctaacaattccacaactaccatattgaggtgtgtgtgtgtgtgtgtgtatatatatatatacatacatacatacatactcacaactgtaaagggatggaataagaatatgtacatataaatatatggatgagcgatggccgagcggcataggcaagatgtgaTAGTATAAAATAGAGTACAAACATaatagatgagtaatgtaagatatataaacattattaaagtggcattatttaaagtgactagtgatccatttattaaagtggccaatgattgaGTCTAtttaggcagcagcctctgtgttagtgatggctgtttaacagtctgatggccttgagatagaagctgtttttcagtctcccggtcccagctttgatgcacctgtactgacctcgccttctggatggtagaagggtgaacaggcagtggctcgggtggttgttgtccatgATGATccttttggtcttcctgtgacattaggtgctgtagatgtcctggagggcaggtagtttgccctcggtgCTGCATTGTGCAGACTGCaaaaccctctggagagccctgcggttgatggcggtgcagttgcctaccaggtggtgatacagcccgataggatgctctcagttgtgcatctgtaaaagtgtgtgaggttttaggtgccaagtaaaatttcttcagcctcctgaggttgaagaggcgctgtttcgCATCCTTCACATCgcgtcccgtcgatgtggatagagaatgctccctctgcggtttcctgaagttcacaatcatctcctttgttttgttgagggagaggttgttttcctgacaccacactccgagccccctcacctcctccctgtaggctgtctcgactcaatgtttcctaccttcaccacctgggggcggcccgtcagaaagtccaggacccaattgcacaaggCAGGGTACAGACCCAGGGActtaagcttaatgatgagcttggagggtactatagtgaTGTGGTGtccttggagtccacatgtggtaaattcaattggatattatttggaaaagcacacctgtctatacaaaaGGTCCCACAGTGAACAGTGCATGtcaaaaccaagcaatgaggttgaaggaattgtccgtagagctccgagacaggattgtgtcgaggcacatatctggggaagggtaccaaaacatttctgcagcattgaaggtctccaagaacagagtggcctccatcattcttaaatggaagtttgaaACCAACATgtcagaagccactcctcagtaaaaggcacagcccgcttggagtttgccaaagggcacccaaaggactcagaccatgagaaacaagattctctggtctgatgaaaccaagattgaactctttggcctgaatgccaagtgtcacacctggaagaaaccaggcaccatccctaaggtgaagcatgatggtggcagcatcatgcggtggggatTTTTTTACaagggcagggactgggagactagtcaggattaagggaaagatgaaaggagcaaagtactgagagagatctttgatgataacctgctccaggacctcagaatggggcgaaggttcagcttccaaaaggacaatgaacgtaagcacacagccaagacaacacaagtctcaatgtccttgagaggcACAGCCAGAGTTTGGACTTGAAACTGATCcaacatttctggagagatgtgaaaatagctgtgctgcgacATTCCCCAACCAAgcttacagagcttgagaggatcggcAGACAAGAacaggagaaactctccaaatacaagtgtgccaagcctgtagcgtcatacccaagaagactagatgtaatcactgccaaagtaaggcgtaaagggtctgaatactaacggAAATGTGATTTcagatgtttatttttaatacatttgctaaatattatttgtcattatgggataattgtgtgtagattgatgagtggaaaaaaactataatcaattttagaataaggctgtaacataacaaaataaggaaaaagttaaggggtctgaatactttccaaatgcactgcgtgtgtgtatgtagatacacacacactaccagtcaagtttggatgcacctactcattcaagggattttcttaaatttgtaccattttctacattgtagagtaatagtgaagacatcaaaactatgaaataatttCATATAtgttatgtagtaaccaaaaaggtgttaaacaaaacaaaatatattttatattttgagattcttcaaattagccaaccctttgccttgattacagctttgcacactcttggcattcgctcaaccagGTTCATTggttgaatgcatttcaattaacaggtgtgccttgttaaaagttcatttgtggaatttctttccttcttaacacgtttgagccaatcagttgtgttgtgacatgacagggttggtatacagaagattgccttatttggtaaaagaccatagtatggcaagaacagctcaaacaagcaaagagaaacagtccattAGTTTAAGGTAAGAAGATCAGATAATCCGGAAAATAtcaggaactttgaaagtttcttcaggtgcagtagcaaaaaccatcatgcgctatgatgaaactggctcttgcgaggaccgccacaggaatgaaagacccagagttacctctgctgcagatgataaattcattagagttaccagcctcagattgcagcccaaataaatgcttcacagagttcaagtaacagacacatctcaacatcaactgttcagaggagactgcatgaatcaggccttcatggtcgaatttctgcaaagaaaccactattaaaggacaccaataagaagaaaagatttgcttgggccaagaaacacgagcaatggtcattagaccggtggaaatctgttctttggtctgattagttcaattggagatttttggttccaaccactgtgtctttgtgagacgcagagtaggtgaacggatgattttcacatgtgtggttcccaccatgaagcatgaaggtggtgtgatggtgtggggtgctttaccggtgacacggtcagtgatttatttagaattaaagggacacttaaccagcatggctaccacagcattctgcagtgatacgccatccaatctggtttgggcctagtgggactatcatttgtttatcaacaggataatgacccaaaacacacctccaggctgtgtaagcgctatttgaccaaggatagTGATGAAGTCTTGCATCAGAtgagctggcctccacaatcacccgatcgcaacccaattgagatggtttgggatgagatggactgcagagtgaaggaaaagcagccaacaagtgctcagcatgtgggaactccttcaagacagttggaaaaacattccttatgaagctgagagaatgccaagagtgtgcaaagctgtcatcaaggcaaagggtggctactttgaagaatataaaataaatttagatttgtttaacacttttttggttaatacatgattccatttgtgatatgtcatagttgtgatgtcttcactattattctacaacgtaggaaatataaaaataaagaaaaccccttgaatgagtaggtgtctaaacttttggctggtactgtacatacatacaaaaAAATGGCATTCAGGCATGAGGGTTGGGTTAATTTCcagtcaggaagtaaactgaatttCAAATTCAAAATGTCTCTTTGAATTTCCATTTACTTCCTGTATTGActaaattgaaatggaattgaccacaGTGCTGGCTGTCATAGGTCAAGACTCACCACTGTGGATCTTTTCGTGCCGCTGCAGCAGGTACTTCTGGATAAAGCTCATGTTACACTGACTGCACCGGAAAGGCCTCTCACCTGTGCGATCAAAAATACAATCACCCACTCTCCACATTAATTGACTATCAGTGGGGGAAAGCAGAAGTTGGCTTTATTCAAGTCTCAGTTCATTAAATTAAACTTTTTGAATAAACACTGCAGATGAAGCAAACACGCTAGGGTAAGTTACAGAGTGAAAACCTAAAGGGGATAGTTCAGCCAAATAACACATTTATATTTGTTCCCTTACCTTGAAAGCAATCTCTGGACAGAATCCGCAATAAAACACTTTGCGGGAACAGTGTCTTGTTTACCGAAACCAATGTGGATCGCATTCTCTCCTTGTCCATAAGACTACTTTC contains:
- the znf281b gene encoding zinc finger protein 281b isoform X2 — its product is MSIIQDKLGNEFLRGNGGMDPNFAPGMLMFSHLPPVTSFTRLASQSVMGGDLPQEMILKKERDSPPNAHGFLHGMGIKQERMSELDYRMPLYSGAGGGGGGLGGSCGGGGVGKGNEMLEMQFGGGHHHNHQNMLLHDLSLGNVRMGEPMSGRPEKGPKETSGRRRKSNSDGEGKARRKRGEPKAMMLDGEGTGLSPNSKPHICEHCNAAFRSSYHLRRHVLIHTGERPFRCSQCNMSFIQKYLLQRHEKIHSGEKPFSCDQCNMCFIQKYHMERHKRTHSGEKPYRCDTCQQFFSRTDRLLKHKRTCGEAIKKGPDPSMLELAHGDMGQGNYSLTQGNATATSACKRGKSKNAGEGGDRKRKKAAATTVSSGGLQDYGMECSDPSLQGRTPKLVFKKAKKGLVPMEDGGQKLLSQKQGSMELAGGSGLDAMVLLQGSSSGGAKRGPSATSNYDDAMQFVKKRRYLQHVASNDYAAPSLHMGQTHASSVIQGSLGHHNEPTLTMLDTSPLDLKHHDKSVIPDEVLQSLLDHYSHKSDGTHHHHHDVTFDLSDHSVPHHVTLQPAAPVTPELDDDSPSGGDKQVVMSEYSKFLLQALERTSHSGPFSTLGPSGPFPLLSSPTGPLFSDKHVYTTSPLECGYPPADSSPLPIPSISSSSSSLSSSKSHYSMVVGSPSQPAFHLSGLEAAGHQQLIPSQELTEQLEKQHHSPAFQLTPQELTATGGAPKEQGAKGNGRNGSYSDLDTPKEMDLRATYQIENFAQAFGSQFKSGRRTPLGYGTGAEVDHRIRTPVSEFSGYTSLLADVSEPVSTGSKTPTSQSFR
- the znf281b gene encoding zinc finger protein 281b isoform X1 is translated as MSIIQDKLGNEFLRGNGGMDPNFAPGMLMFSHLPPVTSFTRLASQSVMGGDLPQEMILKKERDSPPNAHGFLHGMGIKQERMSELDYRMPLYSGAGGGGGGLGGSCGGGGVGKGNEMLEMQFGGGHHHNHQNMLLHDLSLGNVRMGEPMSGRPEKGPKETSGRRRKSNSDGEGKARRKRGEPKAMMLDGEGTGLSPNSKPHICEHCNAAFRSSYHLRRHVLIHTDRTGERPFRCSQCNMSFIQKYLLQRHEKIHSGEKPFSCDQCNMCFIQKYHMERHKRTHSGEKPYRCDTCQQFFSRTDRLLKHKRTCGEAIKKGPDPSMLELAHGDMGQGNYSLTQGNATATSACKRGKSKNAGEGGDRKRKKAAATTVSSGGLQDYGMECSDPSLQGRTPKLVFKKAKKGLVPMEDGGQKLLSQKQGSMELAGGSGLDAMVLLQGSSSGGAKRGPSATSNYDDAMQFVKKRRYLQHVASNDYAAPSLHMGQTHASSVIQGSLGHHNEPTLTMLDTSPLDLKHHDKSVIPDEVLQSLLDHYSHKSDGTHHHHHDVTFDLSDHSVPHHVTLQPAAPVTPELDDDSPSGGDKQVVMSEYSKFLLQALERTSHSGPFSTLGPSGPFPLLSSPTGPLFSDKHVYTTSPLECGYPPADSSPLPIPSISSSSSSLSSSKSHYSMVVGSPSQPAFHLSGLEAAGHQQLIPSQELTEQLEKQHHSPAFQLTPQELTATGGAPKEQGAKGNGRNGSYSDLDTPKEMDLRATYQIENFAQAFGSQFKSGRRTPLGYGTGAEVDHRIRTPVSEFSGYTSLLADVSEPVSTGSKTPTSQSFR